One window of Desulfallas thermosapovorans DSM 6562 genomic DNA carries:
- a CDS encoding 3-hydroxyacyl-CoA dehydrogenase family protein gives MASFDVKNICVIGAGNMGHQISLSAAMAGYKVVCTDINAEILQKAENFADTYLPERVAKGKLTEDAAKAARARISFTTDLTEAAKDADLVIEAAIEKLAIKRQIFADLDRICPAHTILATNSSYIVSSKICDATGRPDKVCNMHFFNPALVMKLVEVVKGAHVSDDTVEIVMGVCKKMGKIPVLLHKEIYGFLVNRILQAIRTEALYIHDMGVASPEDIDTAVVNALGHPMGPFRLLDLTGIDLSYYVSMERYQETGDPKYKPSPIIVEKFVKKEWGRKTGKGFYEYCK, from the coding sequence ATGGCAAGTTTTGATGTTAAGAACATTTGCGTAATCGGAGCAGGAAATATGGGACACCAAATATCCCTCTCCGCGGCTATGGCCGGATATAAAGTGGTATGTACCGATATTAATGCAGAAATATTACAAAAGGCGGAAAACTTTGCTGATACTTACCTCCCGGAGCGAGTAGCCAAGGGCAAGCTTACTGAAGATGCGGCTAAAGCAGCCAGGGCAAGAATATCCTTTACCACCGATTTAACCGAAGCAGCCAAGGATGCGGATCTGGTTATCGAGGCTGCCATTGAAAAATTGGCGATAAAACGCCAAATATTTGCCGACCTGGATAGAATTTGCCCCGCCCATACTATTTTAGCTACCAACAGCTCTTACATCGTCAGTTCCAAAATTTGTGATGCCACCGGCCGTCCTGATAAAGTTTGCAATATGCACTTTTTCAATCCGGCTCTGGTTATGAAACTTGTGGAAGTGGTCAAGGGGGCACATGTCTCCGACGATACAGTGGAAATCGTCATGGGTGTATGTAAGAAGATGGGTAAAATTCCTGTTCTGCTGCATAAAGAAATTTACGGCTTTTTGGTCAACCGGATTCTTCAGGCTATCAGAACCGAAGCTCTGTATATTCACGACATGGGAGTGGCCAGTCCCGAGGACATTGATACCGCAGTGGTAAATGCCCTTGGTCACCCGATGGGACCCTTCAGACTTCTTGACCTCACCGGCATAGATTTATCTTATTATGTCAGTATGGAGCGTTATCAAGAAACCGGTGATCCCAAATATAAACCATCTCCGATTATAGTGGAGAAGTTTGTCAAGAAAGAGTGGGGCCGCAAAACTGGAAAGGGATTTTACGAGTATTGCAAATAA
- a CDS encoding acyl-CoA dehydrogenase has product MAEFVYDVRDLKFILNEWLDMEEVFNLDRFKDNYESDDVDFILNEVYKIAKEVVFPINKEGDEIGVKFDNGKVSVPPSYVEAYKFLQENGWGTANESLASDTIMPLTLYRAYNEMIMAASPALASYIKLTTGAANLIHRFGTDKDRELFIDKMLSGEWSGTMCLTEPNAGSDVGDSTTRAYPTDDPRIYKIKGTKMFITGGEVDLSDNIIHMVLARPEGGAPGSKGLGLYIVPKIWVNDDGSLGEPNDVTCIAVEHKMGLKASATTMLSFGENDNCRGILVGSPPDSNGVSKGLAMMFNMMNESRIGTGHNALAQMAAAFYFAGRYATERIQGRPFTNPKIGRVPIIKHEDVKRMLLEMKAQVEAIRAMIFKGFYYLDIAEHSSDKEKAARCKGLAEILTPLIKTYSSETAWAMVGQAIQVYGGVGYTEEYPVSQYARDVKILSIWEGTSFIHAMDLVGRKMRMQDGQPFENWLQDRKDFIEKHKGTEGFSTEFNNLEKAYQSVATIKEIYASYYANKDEKGALIPLYAPKVLTCCAQLFSGEAILEQALVAARKITELGTEHHDYNYYAGKIAAARYFANNILPNVVMQAQLIRNADQSPIVCPEEALYIS; this is encoded by the coding sequence ATGGCAGAGTTTGTATACGATGTCCGGGATCTGAAATTCATTTTAAATGAATGGCTGGACATGGAAGAAGTATTTAATCTGGACAGGTTTAAGGATAACTATGAGTCGGACGATGTGGACTTTATTTTAAATGAAGTCTACAAAATCGCCAAAGAAGTTGTTTTTCCCATTAATAAGGAAGGAGACGAAATTGGCGTCAAGTTTGATAACGGTAAAGTCAGTGTCCCCCCATCCTATGTTGAAGCATATAAATTCTTGCAGGAAAATGGCTGGGGCACTGCCAATGAATCATTGGCTTCGGATACCATTATGCCTTTAACCTTGTACCGGGCTTATAATGAAATGATTATGGCCGCTTCTCCGGCCCTGGCTTCCTATATTAAACTAACCACTGGTGCGGCTAACTTAATTCACCGGTTCGGTACAGACAAGGACCGGGAATTATTTATTGATAAAATGCTGAGTGGTGAGTGGAGTGGTACCATGTGCCTAACCGAACCCAACGCCGGTTCTGATGTAGGTGATTCCACTACCAGGGCTTATCCCACTGATGATCCCAGGATATATAAAATTAAAGGCACCAAAATGTTTATCACCGGCGGCGAGGTTGATTTAAGCGATAATATTATTCACATGGTACTGGCCCGTCCCGAAGGTGGTGCACCCGGTTCCAAAGGCCTGGGTCTTTACATTGTGCCCAAAATTTGGGTTAACGATGACGGCAGCCTGGGGGAACCCAATGATGTTACCTGCATAGCGGTGGAGCATAAAATGGGACTCAAAGCATCAGCCACTACCATGCTTAGCTTTGGTGAGAATGATAATTGCCGGGGCATACTGGTGGGCAGCCCGCCGGACAGCAATGGGGTATCCAAAGGTCTGGCTATGATGTTCAATATGATGAATGAATCACGTATCGGTACGGGACACAACGCTTTAGCCCAAATGGCCGCTGCATTTTATTTTGCCGGGCGTTATGCCACCGAACGGATTCAGGGTCGCCCCTTTACTAATCCCAAGATAGGCCGGGTTCCGATTATCAAACATGAAGATGTAAAAAGAATGCTGTTGGAAATGAAGGCCCAGGTAGAGGCAATCCGGGCCATGATATTCAAAGGGTTTTACTATTTAGATATTGCCGAACACAGCAGCGATAAAGAAAAAGCCGCCAGGTGCAAGGGATTAGCCGAAATCCTTACCCCGCTGATCAAGACATACTCCAGCGAGACCGCCTGGGCCATGGTGGGGCAGGCTATTCAAGTCTACGGTGGAGTTGGCTATACGGAAGAATACCCGGTATCTCAGTACGCCCGGGACGTGAAGATACTTTCCATCTGGGAAGGCACCTCATTTATCCATGCCATGGACCTGGTGGGCAGAAAGATGCGCATGCAGGACGGCCAACCCTTTGAGAACTGGTTGCAGGACCGGAAAGATTTTATTGAAAAGCATAAAGGCACCGAAGGTTTTTCAACTGAATTTAACAATCTGGAAAAGGCATATCAAAGTGTAGCTACAATCAAAGAGATATATGCTTCTTACTATGCCAATAAAGATGAAAAGGGAGCATTGATACCCCTTTATGCGCCTAAAGTACTTACTTGCTGCGCCCAATTATTCTCCGGGGAAGCCATTTTGGAACAAGCATTGGTTGCAGCACGCAAGATAACTGAATTGGGCACCGAACACCACGATTATAATTATTATGCCGGGAAAATTGCTGCCGCCAGGTATTTTGCCAATAACATTCTGCCCAATGTGGTAATGCAAGCCCAACTTATTAGGAATGCTGACCAATCACCCATTGTATGTCCTGAAGAGGCGCTGTATATTAGTTAA
- a CDS encoding long-chain-fatty-acid--CoA ligase, translated as MDFPKPYLKIYEAGGVNWEIKIEAKSLPEALDNSVKNYPNNVAIIFYGKKITYAELGQRVKRVASALHDMGLRKGDRVSLMLPNSPDFVTSYYAILTLGGIVVNTNPMYVEREIEHQVNDSGSKMIIALADHYPKIRSIIGDTCLEKVILTSLGGKPDTVPKDTAWLPDLYAVERPEPPKVEIDPVEDVALFQYTGGTTGAPKAAMLTHYNLYANISQSDHFFSGGSWKERIIGLLPFFHVAGMTSCMNICIAAGTTMIPVAKFVPAEVVKIISEYEPTFFNAVPTMYTALLNSPETKDFNEYGKVKLYKNGAAPIPDEIMAIMRSKLEGTGSIINDGYGLSEASPTVISCPPFDLKYRKGSIGIPYPGTHAAVVDVETGTKVLPIGEVGELIVKGPQVMKGYWNRPDDTANALRNGWLYTGDMARMDEDGYFYIVDRKKDVIIAGGYNIYPREVEEVLYQNQKILEVVVAGVPHEYRGETVKAYIVLKDGQSATEEEIIAFCKERLAPYKVPKLIEFRKELPKSTVGKMLKRKLVEEEHQKLGKI; from the coding sequence TTGGATTTTCCAAAGCCATATTTAAAGATCTATGAAGCCGGGGGAGTAAACTGGGAAATTAAGATAGAGGCCAAATCGCTACCTGAAGCGCTCGATAATTCCGTAAAAAATTACCCGAATAATGTTGCAATTATTTTTTATGGTAAAAAAATTACTTACGCCGAATTGGGACAACGTGTAAAAAGAGTTGCTTCCGCATTGCATGATATGGGCCTGCGTAAAGGAGACCGGGTTTCATTGATGCTGCCCAACAGCCCGGATTTTGTGACTTCTTATTACGCCATATTAACTTTAGGCGGCATTGTTGTGAACACCAACCCCATGTATGTGGAAAGGGAAATAGAACACCAGGTCAACGACTCGGGATCAAAAATGATCATTGCACTGGCCGACCATTATCCCAAGATTAGAAGCATCATAGGCGATACCTGTCTGGAAAAGGTTATTCTCACCAGCCTTGGTGGTAAACCGGACACAGTTCCCAAAGATACCGCATGGTTACCCGATTTATATGCCGTGGAACGCCCCGAGCCGCCCAAGGTGGAAATCGATCCCGTAGAGGATGTGGCTTTGTTCCAGTATACCGGTGGTACCACCGGTGCGCCTAAGGCGGCTATGTTAACTCATTACAACCTTTATGCAAACATCTCACAGTCCGACCACTTTTTTTCCGGTGGTTCATGGAAAGAAAGAATCATCGGTCTTTTACCTTTCTTCCATGTTGCCGGCATGACTTCCTGTATGAATATTTGTATAGCAGCGGGAACTACAATGATTCCGGTGGCCAAATTTGTGCCCGCTGAGGTAGTTAAAATAATCAGTGAATATGAGCCCACCTTTTTCAATGCTGTGCCAACCATGTACACCGCTTTGTTAAATAGCCCCGAGACCAAAGATTTTAATGAATATGGCAAAGTCAAGTTATATAAAAATGGAGCGGCTCCTATTCCCGATGAAATAATGGCGATTATGAGATCCAAACTTGAGGGTACAGGTTCAATCATCAATGATGGTTACGGGCTTTCCGAAGCCTCGCCGACAGTTATCAGTTGTCCCCCCTTTGATTTGAAGTACAGAAAAGGCAGTATCGGCATCCCTTATCCCGGTACCCATGCTGCGGTGGTAGACGTAGAAACTGGTACCAAGGTGCTCCCCATCGGTGAAGTCGGTGAACTGATTGTCAAAGGTCCACAAGTAATGAAAGGCTACTGGAACCGCCCCGACGATACAGCAAATGCACTGAGGAATGGATGGTTGTATACCGGCGATATGGCCAGGATGGATGAAGACGGTTATTTTTATATCGTGGACAGGAAAAAGGATGTAATCATAGCCGGCGGCTATAACATTTACCCCCGTGAAGTTGAAGAAGTACTCTATCAAAACCAGAAGATTCTGGAGGTAGTTGTGGCCGGTGTTCCACATGAGTACCGTGGCGAAACAGTTAAAGCATATATAGTACTAAAAGATGGGCAAAGTGCCACAGAGGAAGAAATAATTGCCTTCTGCAAAGAAAGATTAGCTCCTTATAAAGTACCCAAGCTCATTGAGTTCAGAAAAGAGTTACCCAAATCCACTGTAGGGAAAATGCTTAAACGAAAGTTAGTGGAAGAGGAACACCAGAAGTTAGGTAAAATATAA
- a CDS encoding methyl-accepting chemotaxis protein — translation MKDNECKMTDEQLLELVAEISSLFHQLIPVSNTITLTDREKFTHQFMGEEAKKHTVYLVGKPFPSHGFIPKAIKSGMLQRGIVAKGEYGVAFKNQTIPVKNHDGNIIGTVTLALSLKNQNDLKEATDSISSSAEQLAAATEEIASAANSLSSSVSEVLGQTGEIMKLIEQTNSILDFVNNVATNSKLLGLNAAIEAARAGDSGRGFAVVADEIRKMAENSAKSVNETKKIISSINEKINHLFHVTQELSGIAQTQAATTEEISASIQNLAQVSQTVRKISDII, via the coding sequence ATGAAAGATAATGAATGCAAAATGACGGATGAACAACTACTGGAGCTGGTGGCGGAAATATCATCTTTATTTCATCAACTTATACCAGTGAGTAATACCATCACATTAACTGACAGGGAAAAATTTACTCACCAGTTTATGGGCGAAGAAGCGAAAAAGCATACAGTCTATTTGGTGGGAAAACCTTTTCCCAGTCACGGCTTTATACCCAAAGCAATCAAGTCGGGCATGTTACAAAGAGGAATTGTGGCTAAAGGTGAATACGGGGTAGCTTTTAAAAATCAAACCATACCGGTTAAAAATCACGATGGTAACATAATCGGAACGGTAACCCTGGCGCTAAGTCTAAAAAATCAAAATGATCTAAAGGAAGCAACCGATAGCATATCATCATCAGCCGAACAGCTTGCAGCCGCAACGGAAGAGATAGCATCCGCAGCCAATTCTTTGTCAAGCAGTGTTTCAGAGGTATTGGGGCAAACCGGGGAGATAATGAAACTAATTGAACAGACAAATAGTATTTTGGATTTTGTTAACAACGTAGCAACAAATTCCAAGCTTTTAGGGTTGAATGCCGCCATAGAGGCGGCAAGGGCCGGTGATTCCGGAAGGGGTTTTGCGGTTGTAGCCGATGAAATTCGAAAGATGGCTGAAAACAGTGCTAAATCAGTCAACGAAACAAAAAAAATCATTTCTTCCATTAATGAAAAGATCAATCATCTTTTTCACGTAACTCAAGAGTTATCAGGGATAGCTCAAACACAGGCAGCAACCACCGAAGAAATTTCCGCTTCCATTCAAAATTTGGCTCAGGTTTCTCAAACCGTACGGAAAATCTCTGATATTATATAG
- a CDS encoding 3-hydroxyacyl-CoA dehydrogenase family protein yields MTVAGINKICVVGAGNMGHQIALCCAVAGYQVKCTDINDEILKKAENFADTYLPQRVAKGKMTEEVAKQARANISFTNDIKEAAKDADVVIEAVIENLELKLKIFAQLDEICPPHTILATNSSFIVSSKIAPATKRPDKVCNMHFFNPAMVMKLVEVVKGPHTSEETAQKIFDLAKDIGKIPVMLKKEIYGFLVNRIVQAINREAMYLYDMGIASYQDIDTAVVNALGHPMGPFRMMDLTGIDLAYYIGMERYQESGDPAAKPSPIIVEKFIKKEWGQKTGKGFYDYTKK; encoded by the coding sequence ATGACAGTAGCAGGAATTAATAAAATTTGCGTGGTTGGCGCGGGAAACATGGGACACCAGATTGCACTTTGCTGTGCCGTAGCCGGTTATCAAGTAAAATGTACCGATATTAATGATGAAATTTTAAAAAAGGCTGAAAATTTTGCCGATACTTACCTGCCACAGCGGGTAGCCAAGGGTAAGATGACCGAGGAAGTTGCCAAGCAAGCCCGGGCCAATATTTCCTTTACCAATGATATTAAAGAAGCGGCAAAAGATGCTGATGTGGTGATAGAAGCCGTTATTGAAAATCTGGAGCTAAAATTAAAAATTTTTGCCCAACTGGATGAAATCTGCCCGCCGCACACCATCTTAGCCACCAACAGTTCATTTATTGTCAGTTCTAAAATTGCTCCGGCCACCAAGCGCCCGGATAAAGTTTGCAATATGCACTTCTTTAACCCTGCTATGGTTATGAAACTGGTGGAAGTGGTTAAAGGCCCCCATACATCGGAAGAAACAGCTCAGAAAATTTTTGATTTAGCTAAAGACATCGGTAAAATCCCTGTAATGTTGAAAAAAGAAATCTATGGATTCTTGGTCAACCGCATTGTGCAAGCTATCAACCGGGAAGCTATGTATCTCTATGATATGGGCATTGCCTCTTACCAGGATATTGATACTGCCGTGGTAAACGCGCTGGGACACCCCATGGGCCCGTTCCGCATGATGGACCTTACCGGTATCGACCTGGCCTACTATATTGGTATGGAGCGCTATCAAGAAAGCGGAGACCCGGCTGCCAAACCGTCCCCCATCATTGTTGAAAAATTTATCAAAAAAGAATGGGGACAAAAGACCGGTAAAGGGTTCTATGATTATACCAAGAAATAA
- a CDS encoding enoyl-CoA hydratase-related protein, whose protein sequence is MEYTKLNVTREDGYVVAAINNPPANALGQPVLHDINDLLDACLNEAGVRAIVITGTGKLFSAGADIKEFSGIQSGDRPKISGHDVFLKIENYPKPVIAAMQGSAFGGGNELAMSCHLRILADSAKVGLPEVNLGIIPGWGGTQRLPRLIGKTRALEVMLTGTPLTAEQALNYGLVNKVVPAEQVLDEAKKLAAKLAKGAPLAIREILKAVTQGLNTTIEEGIKIEQAGSKVVFASEDAKEGGKAFFEKRPPNFKGK, encoded by the coding sequence GTGGAATACACCAAACTTAATGTGACCAGGGAAGATGGCTATGTTGTAGCTGCAATAAACAACCCCCCTGCCAACGCTTTGGGACAACCTGTGTTGCATGATATCAACGATTTACTGGATGCTTGTCTGAACGAAGCTGGTGTTAGAGCCATTGTTATTACCGGCACAGGCAAATTGTTCTCCGCCGGTGCTGATATTAAAGAATTCAGTGGTATTCAGTCGGGTGACAGACCCAAGATTAGCGGGCATGACGTATTCCTCAAAATAGAGAATTATCCCAAGCCTGTTATTGCCGCTATGCAAGGAAGCGCCTTCGGCGGCGGTAACGAACTGGCCATGAGCTGCCACTTGAGAATTTTGGCTGATTCGGCCAAAGTAGGTTTGCCCGAAGTGAACTTGGGTATTATTCCCGGTTGGGGTGGAACCCAGCGTTTACCAAGGCTGATTGGCAAAACCAGAGCATTGGAAGTAATGTTAACCGGCACCCCCTTGACCGCCGAGCAGGCATTAAATTACGGGTTGGTGAACAAGGTAGTACCCGCTGAACAAGTACTGGATGAAGCTAAAAAGCTAGCTGCTAAATTGGCCAAAGGAGCACCCCTGGCCATTAGAGAAATATTAAAGGCAGTAACCCAGGGTTTAAATACCACCATCGAAGAGGGGATAAAAATAGAACAAGCCGGTTCCAAAGTGGTATTTGCCAGTGAAGATGCCAAAGAAGGCGGCAAGGCTTTCTTTGAAAAGAGACCGCCCAATTTTAAAGGTAAATAA
- a CDS encoding acyl-CoA dehydrogenase: protein MSSNFIYSNREHKFLLKEWLDTKKILNLEAFKEFYEMDDIDMILDEALKVAKEVVAPTNIDGDRIGAKLENGKVTTPPSYHKLYQFMQENGYGNTRYDPEEEGKLPQVLQTVLDEFFNAANPSFHPYIGLAGGSSNLINTFGTEEDKKRFLPKMFTGEWTGTMCLTEPCCGSDVGDITTKAYATDDPRVYKIKGTKCFITAGDHDLTENIIHLLLAKCEGAAPGTKGISLFIVPKIWVNEDGSLGEPNDVTTVALEHKMGIKGSATAMLSFGDEGNCRGILLGNPPDENGKAQGMAQMFIMMNGARQSTGLTAMSIAQAAYNYSLQYAKERIQGKAISNPKAGRTRIIDHEDVRRMLLFQKSVTEACRAMIMKTAYYLDLERNGDIPEDKEKAKRRIEVNTPLVKAYASDMVWQTTAEAIQIHGGYGFTEEYPVAQCARDSKILSIWEGTNFIQSLDLVFRKWTLDKGKIFAEWFNDVVESIENNKELNGFNREYEIMNKAAGVYREIQGTIASYMNTNLRAIPLFTTRILHATSMLWGGALLLEQAAIASKRMEELGADHFDYPFYQGKVQTAKFYIRNIVPEIFKIAEIIKDCDTSAIDILEEGL from the coding sequence ATGTCCAGTAACTTTATTTATTCAAACCGCGAGCATAAATTTCTCTTGAAGGAATGGCTTGATACTAAAAAAATATTAAACTTGGAAGCCTTCAAGGAATTCTACGAGATGGATGACATCGATATGATATTGGACGAGGCCCTGAAGGTAGCCAAGGAAGTAGTTGCCCCTACCAATATTGATGGAGACAGAATTGGAGCCAAACTGGAAAACGGCAAAGTGACTACACCCCCTTCATACCATAAGTTGTACCAGTTCATGCAAGAAAACGGCTATGGCAATACCAGATACGACCCTGAGGAAGAAGGTAAATTACCACAAGTTCTGCAAACTGTATTGGATGAGTTCTTTAATGCGGCAAACCCGTCCTTCCATCCTTATATAGGTTTGGCCGGTGGATCTTCCAACTTGATTAATACCTTTGGCACAGAAGAAGACAAGAAACGGTTTTTACCCAAAATGTTTACCGGTGAGTGGACTGGTACCATGTGCTTAACCGAGCCTTGCTGTGGTTCCGACGTGGGCGATATTACCACCAAGGCATATGCCACTGATGACCCCCGGGTATATAAAATTAAAGGTACCAAGTGTTTTATTACCGCTGGCGACCATGATCTCACCGAAAATATTATTCACTTGCTGCTGGCCAAATGTGAAGGTGCGGCACCCGGTACCAAAGGCATCTCCCTGTTTATTGTGCCCAAAATTTGGGTTAATGAAGACGGCAGCCTGGGAGAACCCAACGACGTTACCACTGTAGCACTGGAGCACAAAATGGGTATTAAAGGTTCCGCAACAGCTATGCTCAGTTTCGGTGATGAAGGTAATTGCCGTGGTATTTTGCTGGGTAACCCGCCGGATGAGAACGGTAAAGCTCAAGGAATGGCCCAAATGTTTATAATGATGAATGGCGCCAGACAAAGTACCGGTCTCACAGCCATGTCCATTGCACAAGCAGCTTATAACTATTCACTGCAGTATGCCAAAGAACGGATTCAAGGTAAAGCCATAAGCAACCCCAAGGCCGGGCGCACAAGAATTATCGATCATGAAGACGTTCGGAGAATGCTGTTATTCCAAAAATCAGTAACAGAAGCTTGCCGGGCCATGATTATGAAGACGGCTTATTATCTGGACCTTGAACGTAATGGAGACATCCCGGAAGATAAGGAAAAGGCTAAGAGAAGAATTGAAGTTAATACCCCGCTGGTTAAGGCTTATGCATCCGACATGGTATGGCAAACCACTGCCGAGGCCATTCAGATACACGGCGGTTACGGATTCACCGAGGAATACCCGGTGGCACAGTGCGCCAGGGATTCAAAAATACTCTCCATTTGGGAAGGCACCAACTTTATCCAATCGCTGGACCTGGTCTTTAGAAAATGGACCTTGGATAAAGGAAAGATATTTGCCGAGTGGTTTAATGATGTAGTGGAATCCATTGAAAACAATAAAGAGCTTAACGGATTTAACAGAGAATATGAAATAATGAATAAAGCAGCGGGTGTTTATAGGGAAATCCAGGGCACCATTGCCTCCTATATGAACACAAATTTAAGGGCCATCCCTTTGTTTACCACCAGAATTCTCCACGCCACCTCCATGCTGTGGGGTGGGGCATTGCTACTTGAACAAGCTGCAATAGCTTCTAAGAGAATGGAGGAACTCGGGGCGGATCATTTTGATTACCCGTTCTACCAGGGCAAAGTACAAACGGCTAAGTTCTATATCAGAAATATCGTACCTGAAATATTTAAGATTGCTGAAATTATTAAAGACTGTGATACATCCGCCATCGACATCCTGGAAGAAGGTCTGTAG
- a CDS encoding thiolase family protein → MRECVIIDGLRTANARAHKDKGWFRNKTPDELLTAVYDALFARNPQVKPEDVEAVFVGSAAQVGMQNDIGRTSWLAGGFPESVPTNTICQQCPSGMAAIEHAARAIMCGEGDIYIAAGVEDMYHVPMGYAMEFPPRMLQRYKRSDIPMGVTAEKVAELWNISKEDMMQMAYYSHKNAAAARDSGKFSREIVPVEGEKEDGTKFMVDRDQWIRDNISIEAMAAMKSPFKENGVISAALSSPLTAGACALILMERQKADELGLDYHLKYKAGAMAGCDPTVMGIGPIYAVRKIFERTGLTADDIDVVEINEAFASQSLACLRDLGLEQNAPFKKTNLWGGALALGHPLGESGARIVITLNNIMKYEKPDAKYGLATLCGGFGNANASLWERVEK, encoded by the coding sequence ATGAGAGAATGTGTAATCATTGATGGATTAAGAACAGCAAACGCCAGAGCGCATAAGGATAAAGGCTGGTTCAGAAATAAAACACCGGATGAATTGCTCACTGCTGTTTATGATGCGTTATTTGCCAGAAATCCCCAAGTGAAGCCGGAAGACGTGGAAGCAGTTTTTGTAGGTTCAGCTGCCCAGGTCGGCATGCAAAATGATATCGGCAGAACCTCCTGGCTGGCCGGCGGATTTCCTGAATCCGTACCAACGAACACTATTTGCCAACAATGCCCCTCCGGTATGGCGGCCATTGAACATGCCGCCAGGGCTATCATGTGCGGTGAAGGTGACATATATATTGCCGCCGGTGTTGAGGACATGTATCATGTACCAATGGGATATGCCATGGAATTCCCGCCTCGGATGCTGCAAAGGTACAAGCGTTCCGATATCCCCATGGGCGTTACGGCAGAAAAGGTAGCTGAACTTTGGAATATATCCAAGGAAGATATGATGCAAATGGCATACTACAGCCATAAAAACGCCGCCGCTGCCAGAGATTCCGGCAAATTCAGCCGCGAGATTGTTCCTGTAGAAGGTGAAAAGGAAGACGGAACCAAATTTATGGTGGACCGGGATCAGTGGATAAGAGATAATATCTCCATTGAAGCCATGGCAGCTATGAAATCTCCCTTTAAAGAAAATGGCGTTATATCTGCAGCTTTATCATCGCCCCTGACAGCTGGCGCCTGCGCTCTTATTCTCATGGAACGTCAAAAGGCCGATGAACTGGGCCTGGACTACCATCTCAAATATAAAGCGGGGGCAATGGCTGGCTGTGACCCCACTGTAATGGGTATTGGACCTATCTACGCTGTAAGAAAAATTTTTGAACGCACCGGTTTAACTGCTGATGATATAGATGTAGTGGAAATCAATGAAGCCTTTGCCAGCCAGTCTTTGGCTTGCCTCAGGGATTTGGGGCTTGAACAAAACGCACCCTTTAAAAAGACTAATCTTTGGGGTGGCGCACTGGCATTGGGACACCCCCTGGGAGAGTCCGGAGCCAGGATCGTTATTACATTAAATAATATTATGAAGTATGAAAAACCCGATGCCAAGTATGGTTTGGCTACCCTGTGCGGTGGATTTGGCAATGCCAATGCTTCGCTCTGGGAAAGGGTCGAGAAATAG